A region from the Triticum aestivum cultivar Chinese Spring chromosome 3D, IWGSC CS RefSeq v2.1, whole genome shotgun sequence genome encodes:
- the LOC123074564 gene encoding MYB-like transcription factor EOBI, protein MARMMCGRAGEPAVRKGPWTLEEDLILVGYISHHGEGSWDNLARSAGLNRNGKSCRLRWLNYLRPGLRRGSISPEEDMLIRELHSRLGNKWAEIAKHLPGRTDNEVKNYWRTRVHKKAPHQNQLRAQPCLATSEATSSVSASTSHASSTVGDEYTQTSFPYPDQSWVAADHHETVHVGASATRFFPSEFGGNFWNVQDNFWETLPLSDPVYEAL, encoded by the exons ATGGCCAGGATGATGTGCGGCCGCGCCGGCGAGCCGGCGGTGCGCAAGGGTCCGTGGACGCTGGAGGAGGACCTCATCCTCGTCGGATACATCTCCCACCACGGGGAAGGCTCCTGGGACAACCTCGCACGCTCTGCTG GTCTGAACCGGAACGGGAAGAGCTGCAGGCTGCGGTGGCTCAACTACCTCAGGCCGGGGCTGCGGCGCGGCAGCATCTCGCCGGAGGAGGACATGCTCATCCGGGAGCTCCACTCTAGGTTGGGGAACAAGTGGGCCGAGATCGCCAAGCACCTCCCCGGCCGGACCGACAACGAGGTCAAGAACTACTGGAGGACCAGGGTACACAAGAAGGCGCCGCACCAGAACCAGCTTCGAGCGCAGCCGTGCCTTGCCACGAGCGAGGCGACATCGTCTGTGTCGGCGTCGACGAGCCACGCCAGCTCCACCGTCGGAGACGAGTACACGCAGACGAGCTTCCCTTACCCCGACCAGAGCTGGGTCGCCGCCGACCACCACGAAACGGTCCATGTGGGCGCGTCGGCGACGCGCTTCTTCCCGTCCGAGTTCGGCGGTAACTTTTGGAACGTCCAAGACAATTTCTGGGAGACTCTCCCGCTTTCAGACCCAGTGTACGAAGCACTGTAG
- the LOC123074565 gene encoding uncharacterized protein: MASSPPYRFPALCEEEPTRRSARQSCGTCSAAAVANCVALCCCPCAVVSCFTLALVKAPYVAGRRWVRRAKTRRVSRGVLRKTSRVRDLDDQLYQAEGLGGSGGAARASKEDDWGGLGRAAASGWWENTNDVNLLGDGRMRVSVTEKAWMEMYDVGHWGFGRLSFSLARDAAPAAQVVRHDPEPQEDGTVAAGR; the protein is encoded by the coding sequence ATGGCGTCGTCACCTCCGTACCGGTTCCCCGCACTCTGCGAGGAGGAGCCGACGCGACGCTCCGCCAGGCAGTCATGCGGGACATGCAGCGCGGCGGCGGTGGCCAACTGCGTGGCACTGTGCTGCTGCCCGTGCGCCGTGGTGAGCTGCTTCACGCTGGCGCTCGTCAAGGCGCCCTACGTGGCAGGCCGGCGATGGGTCAGGCGCGCCAAGACGCGGCGTGTCAGCAGGGGCGTGCTGCGGAAGACGAGCCGCGTCCGGGACTTGGACGACCAGCTGTACCAGGCGGAGGGGCTGGGCGGCAGTGGCGGCGCCGCGCGGGCGAGCAAGGAGGACGACTGGGGCGGGCTGGGCAGGGCTGCCGCCTCGGGCTGGTGGGAGAACACCAACGATGTAAATTTGCTCGGGGATGGCAGGATGAGGGTGAGCGTGACGGAGAAGGCGTGGATGGAGATGTACGACGTCGGCCACTGGGGCTTCGGCCGGCTGTCCTTCTCGCTGGCCAGAGACGCCGCGCCCGCCGCGCAGGTGGTCAGGCACGACCCAGAGCCCCAAGAAGATGGCACTGTTGCTGCGGGGCGGTGA